The window GGTCGGAAAACCATCGAATCGCCAGCAATCTAGCACGCGCATGCGGTTCCGCGCAGTCGCGAAGCGAGTGCGTGCGGTGACGCAGCCCCGCGCGATCCGCACGGCCGCGTGCGCCGTGCACGTCGCAATCCCGCGGCACGTGGATTGCCTGATTTCGTCGCGCTCAGTGACGGTCCATCTCAGGAGGAGGCGATCATGTCCCGGTTCGATCTGCGCGACATCTCTCAGCGGCTCACGAATTCGCGTGATGTGGAGGCGGTGGTCTCGGAGTTCCTCGGCTACCTGCACGCGGTCCGTTCCGACTGGCAGGCATCGCTCGCCTTCTACGAGGTCAGCCGCGACGCGCTGGTTCAGATCTACACGCGCAACGGCCCGCGGCTGGTGCGGCGTGACGTGAACCTCCCGGTCGAGATGCTGCCGTCGCGCCTGGTGCGAAAGTTCTTCCACCCGAGCGCGTTCTTCAATTCGCCCGACCGCCGCACGTTGCTGTCGCACATGTTCCAGAACGCGCCGACCTACGAGCCGGATCCGTCCGAAGCGCCGGCGCTCGCGTCGATCAGCCCGATGGCGAGCTGGCAGTCGTGCATCTGCATGCCGCTCGCCGACCGCGAGGACCTGCTGGCGGTGCTGACGATCGCGAGCGACAAGCGTGGCGCGTTCCCGGGCAAGGTGGTGGGTGAGCTGATCCCGCTCAAGAGCCTCGCCGCGCTGTCGCTGGCGCAGCATCTTCACAAGTCCACTTCACGCACGCGGCCGACCGACGACGTTCGTCAGGCGCAGACGGCGACCGCGATGTTCCAGGAACGCATTCGCCGCCTCAACGCCGAGACCGCATCACTGGTGCAGGACAACAAGGCCAAGGCCGACAAGCTCGCCTCGCTGTCGCAGGAAATCGAACAGCTCGACAAGAGCTCGGGCGCCTACCGCCGCGAGCTCGACAAGGTGAAGCACAAGCTGGTGGCACTCGAGGAGCAGTCG is drawn from Candidatus Eisenbacteria bacterium and contains these coding sequences:
- a CDS encoding GAF domain-containing protein, with protein sequence MSRFDLRDISQRLTNSRDVEAVVSEFLGYLHAVRSDWQASLAFYEVSRDALVQIYTRNGPRLVRRDVNLPVEMLPSRLVRKFFHPSAFFNSPDRRTLLSHMFQNAPTYEPDPSEAPALASISPMASWQSCICMPLADREDLLAVLTIASDKRGAFPGKVVGELIPLKSLAALSLAQHLHKSTSRTRPTDDVRQAQTATAMFQERIRRLNAETASLVQDNKAKADKLASLSQEIEQLDKSSGAYRRELDKVKHKLVALEEQSTQAAQHLTDAYAQLTATQSRTDRVERTVSFLKDVFQVMSQQHDPSEFANTMVSWFGEQFGVDRCSLMVLDDSNEALRVHTQRGLDPSLAPRIKVRVGQGIAGWVAHNRKPLFVRMKRDAKDVQHTHQDAYNSDSFISVPMVHSGHLVGVLNLSNKRGGEAFDEHDLDRAVLAGAVLATSLGGSELARTQAAWA